The following proteins come from a genomic window of Natrinema saccharevitans:
- a CDS encoding FlaD/FlaE family flagellar protein, whose product MSHAKPYLETLERSAGRTDATIQWARFLGETFGTTGALNCLRYYEDLGWISSLVRKQMTSYLRGLSMGEIHNKRYDEPTTLEYPLESLSGTLFSAHAQSLEYIAKIRGDDLEEHVMIARMAERRVERRIDDDERDGPDEMVSIIRDGPSAH is encoded by the coding sequence ATGTCACACGCAAAGCCCTACCTCGAGACGCTCGAACGATCGGCTGGGCGCACCGATGCCACCATCCAGTGGGCACGCTTTCTCGGCGAGACCTTCGGCACCACCGGCGCGTTGAACTGCCTGCGCTACTACGAGGATCTGGGCTGGATCAGTTCGCTGGTCCGCAAACAGATGACCTCGTACCTGCGCGGGCTCTCGATGGGGGAGATCCACAACAAACGTTACGACGAACCGACCACCCTCGAGTACCCCCTCGAGTCACTGAGCGGGACGCTCTTTAGCGCACACGCCCAGAGCCTCGAGTACATCGCGAAGATCCGTGGCGACGACCTCGAGGAACACGTGATGATCGCCCGAATGGCCGAACGGCGCGTCGAACGTCGGATCGACGACGACGAGCGGGACGGCCCCGACGAGATGGTCAGTATCATCCGCGATGGCCCATCGGCACACTGA
- a CDS encoding archaellin/type IV pilin N-terminal domain-containing protein, with product MFEAITDYDNDDRGQVGIGTLIVFIAMVLVAAIAAGVLINTAGVLQTQASDTGSETQEAVANQIEVTHASGNVTPGYGDGRTVDVVNLSVMKSAGSDSIDLESMTIQYTSSSVDQTLTYGGNNFVTPDYSSDGTSGLTNTADTYTDGTSAANHTAFATENIAGDDGGDTELISTDDRVKVTLFVAAIEEGSGADGDVNADSGLTGGESATIKLTDQSGAEFSYGISVPSTFGNKQIVEV from the coding sequence ATGTTCGAAGCAATAACAGACTACGACAACGACGACCGCGGGCAGGTCGGGATCGGGACGCTCATCGTGTTCATCGCGATGGTCCTGGTCGCGGCGATCGCGGCAGGGGTACTGATCAACACGGCTGGTGTTCTGCAAACGCAGGCATCCGACACCGGCTCCGAAACACAGGAAGCAGTTGCGAATCAGATCGAAGTGACACATGCTAGTGGGAACGTGACTCCTGGGTACGGGGATGGACGGACTGTCGACGTCGTCAACCTGTCCGTCATGAAGTCGGCTGGTTCCGACTCGATCGATCTCGAATCAATGACGATTCAGTATACGAGTTCGTCTGTTGACCAGACGTTGACCTACGGCGGTAATAATTTCGTTACTCCAGACTACAGTAGTGATGGAACAAGTGGACTCACGAATACGGCAGACACCTATACTGATGGCACATCCGCTGCAAACCACACGGCCTTTGCAACGGAGAACATTGCCGGTGATGATGGTGGTGACACTGAACTCATTAGCACTGATGACCGAGTAAAGGTTACACTATTTGTTGCCGCAATTGAGGAAGGGTCCGGCGCAGACGGGGATGTCAATGCAGATAGTGGTCTCACGGGTGGTGAGAGTGCAACGATTAAGCTGACGGACCAGTCCGGTGCGGAATTCTCCTACGGCATCAGTGTTCCATCGACCTTCGGCAACAAACAAATCGTGGAGGTGTGA
- a CDS encoding helix-turn-helix transcriptional regulator codes for MREDRPDTDSVLDELSRAATADNQSESYDISLGSTEDSTRDVERELDELMEQVNGALPTDEVQFDEAIIKENLDEILLMLIALHEETHGKELLSDLTHLFGAQLSPGTVYPSLHNLEDEDVLSMHAKVRTKEYSIDDEEYVRATVERTMVQHLAFGLLLYAFLPRL; via the coding sequence ATGCGTGAGGACAGACCAGACACCGATTCCGTACTCGACGAACTATCGAGGGCGGCGACTGCGGACAACCAGTCGGAATCGTACGACATCTCGCTCGGGTCCACCGAAGACTCGACCAGAGACGTCGAGCGCGAACTCGACGAACTGATGGAGCAGGTAAACGGCGCGCTCCCGACCGACGAGGTTCAGTTCGACGAGGCCATCATCAAGGAGAACTTGGACGAGATCCTCCTGATGCTCATCGCGCTCCACGAGGAAACACACGGGAAGGAACTCCTCTCGGATCTAACCCACCTCTTCGGCGCCCAACTCAGCCCGGGCACCGTCTATCCGAGTCTGCACAACCTGGAGGACGAGGATGTCCTCTCGATGCACGCCAAGGTCCGGACCAAGGAGTACTCCATCGACGACGAGGAGTACGTCCGTGCGACCGTCGAACGGACGATGGTCCAACACCTGGCCTTCGGCCTGTTGCTGTACGCGTTCCTCCCCCGACTGTAG
- a CDS encoding FlaD/FlaE family flagellar protein, with amino-acid sequence MDFGLDSLRTLLEDFLSDSGGRRGREREQRRQQGEVDDGDTESAADAETQDGSDEPAETAEPSESESDSGGGGLFGRGGSSDEEDLDDLHYRIEELEDQLADKESELGSVRDSQQQVADQVEEMNDTVRQLLGVYDMLTDDVNPFTGDGEERNGFGVFGEDESVTDGGTETRQTAVDDRSRRGEESVSFDDLKGVIEDAAQRRDGDGERLAFETEIDGDDDTRVEVQATDSVDDSADADPIEDETDGADGDSDVTLEALADTYATDIIVLEWLTELVRTAGPAATLRAISYYAEIGWIGEDVKAHLEATLSGPDLDIHVDPGATPDELTAEDHADSYTYIMKLQKIHETKQEVEPDAETEA; translated from the coding sequence ATGGACTTCGGACTCGACTCCCTGCGAACCCTGCTCGAAGACTTCCTCAGCGACAGCGGCGGTCGTCGAGGCCGGGAGCGCGAGCAGCGCCGGCAGCAGGGCGAGGTCGACGACGGCGATACCGAGTCCGCGGCCGACGCGGAAACGCAGGACGGCTCCGACGAGCCGGCCGAAACGGCCGAGCCGAGCGAGTCCGAGTCCGACAGCGGCGGTGGTGGGTTGTTCGGCAGGGGCGGCTCGAGCGACGAGGAGGACCTCGACGATCTGCACTACCGGATCGAGGAACTCGAGGACCAGCTCGCGGACAAGGAGTCAGAGCTGGGCTCGGTCCGCGACTCCCAACAGCAGGTCGCGGATCAGGTCGAGGAGATGAACGACACGGTCCGGCAGCTACTGGGGGTCTACGACATGTTGACCGACGACGTGAACCCCTTCACCGGGGACGGCGAGGAGCGAAACGGGTTCGGCGTCTTCGGCGAGGACGAGTCGGTGACCGACGGCGGGACCGAGACGCGCCAGACGGCGGTCGACGACCGCTCCCGGCGCGGCGAGGAATCGGTCTCGTTCGACGACCTGAAAGGCGTCATCGAGGACGCGGCCCAGCGGCGCGACGGGGACGGCGAACGGCTCGCGTTCGAGACCGAGATCGACGGCGACGACGACACCCGCGTCGAGGTACAGGCGACCGACAGCGTCGATGATTCGGCCGACGCCGACCCGATCGAAGACGAGACGGACGGCGCAGACGGCGATTCAGACGTCACCCTCGAGGCGCTCGCGGACACGTACGCGACGGACATCATCGTGTTGGAGTGGCTCACCGAGTTGGTCCGGACGGCCGGCCCGGCGGCGACGTTGCGCGCGATCTCCTACTACGCCGAGATCGGCTGGATCGGCGAGGACGTCAAGGCCCACCTCGAGGCGACGCTCAGCGGCCCGGACCTCGACATCCACGTCGATCCGGGGGCGACGCCCGACGAGTTGACCGCCGAGGACCACGCGGACAGCTACACCTACATCATGAAACTCCAGAAGATCCACGAGACGAAGCAGGAGGTCGAACCGGACGCGGAGACGGAGGCGTGA
- a CDS encoding ATPase domain-containing protein produces MTDYYSIGLTGRDRVNTAIGGGVPAGSIVLIEGQDGAGKSALTQRFSYGMATEDAYVTYVSTELKSWEFVQQMHSLSYDVVDLLLDEQLLFLHANVDTHDEGRKRQLLARLADAKTLWKADVVFVDTLSSLLRNDPNYESVIDDGDEDHVIQRLVTFLRQMTMKDKSVVLTVDPTSVADDALRPLQNVADIYFQIETSTVGQEIRRKILVRRFQNMKSPVDDSIGFSVQQGRGVSIVSRTVA; encoded by the coding sequence ATGACGGACTACTACTCGATCGGACTGACAGGACGGGATCGCGTGAACACCGCCATCGGCGGCGGGGTCCCCGCGGGCAGCATCGTACTCATCGAAGGTCAGGACGGGGCGGGCAAGAGCGCCCTCACCCAGCGGTTCTCCTACGGGATGGCGACGGAGGATGCCTACGTCACGTACGTCTCGACGGAGCTGAAATCGTGGGAGTTCGTCCAGCAGATGCACTCGCTGTCCTATGACGTGGTCGACCTGCTGCTTGACGAGCAGTTGCTGTTCCTGCACGCCAACGTCGACACCCACGACGAGGGCCGGAAACGGCAGTTGCTCGCCCGCCTCGCGGACGCCAAGACGCTGTGGAAGGCCGATGTCGTCTTCGTGGATACCCTCTCGTCACTGTTGCGAAACGATCCCAACTACGAGAGCGTCATCGACGACGGCGACGAGGACCACGTCATCCAGCGGCTGGTCACGTTCCTGCGACAGATGACGATGAAGGACAAGTCGGTCGTCCTGACGGTCGATCCGACCAGCGTCGCCGACGACGCCTTACGGCCGCTGCAGAACGTGGCCGATATCTACTTTCAGATCGAGACGAGCACGGTCGGTCAGGAGATCAGGCGGAAGATCCTGGTCCGACGGTTCCAGAACATGAAGAGTCCGGTCGACGACTCCATCGGCTTCAGCGTCCAGCAGGGCCGTGGCGTCTCGATCGTCAGCAGGACGGTGGCATAA
- a CDS encoding type II/IV secretion system ATPase subunit, producing the protein MSDFGTARLESELDTLADEYPHLREHLEWFHDEYNEYPKLIDEPGGEWESDRPNVIYTAEEPIFCHVHGDLGIDTTYYCVEPTLESEDKALYNRIRQRILDKSVTRPAPGDDEEFEEHLDELLDEVVAVGSGIAGQSIGRLKSLGTSKIALSQDQFTRLRYQLQRDIVGLGPLEPVMTDPANEDIHVIGPKQCYLDHGTYGMISATVDFGTPEEFEQWLRNMGERMNHPVSDSDPVIDATLPDGSRINIIYSDDVSVQGPSLTIRQGEEIPLSVFQITKWGTLSPELAAYLWLCLENEQTVFVVGETASGKTTTLNAALSFIPRDAKIYTAEDTAEVIPPHNTWQQLLTREGSGDESADVDMFDLVAAALRSRPDYIVVGEVRGAEGQMAFQAAQTGHPVMLTFHASDIVSMIQRFTGAPINVPETFMDNCDVALFQNRVKQGDDVLRRVTSVQEIEGYSDYEGGVVTRQAFKWDPRDDEVAFTGRNNSYVLEEQIATLLGYEDTRKIYDELDRRAEIIRQLIDADVLGYHEVNDAIASFQRDGLEGLPIRISGIDQFA; encoded by the coding sequence ATGTCGGACTTCGGGACTGCACGACTCGAGAGCGAACTCGACACGTTGGCCGACGAGTACCCACACCTCCGGGAACACCTCGAGTGGTTTCACGACGAGTACAACGAGTACCCGAAACTCATCGACGAGCCCGGCGGCGAGTGGGAGTCCGACCGGCCCAACGTCATCTACACGGCCGAGGAGCCGATCTTCTGTCACGTCCACGGTGATCTGGGAATCGACACCACCTACTACTGCGTCGAGCCGACCCTGGAAAGCGAGGACAAGGCACTGTACAACCGCATCCGGCAGCGAATCCTCGACAAGAGCGTCACCCGGCCGGCACCGGGCGACGACGAGGAGTTCGAGGAACACCTGGACGAACTGCTCGACGAAGTCGTCGCGGTCGGGTCGGGGATCGCGGGGCAGTCGATCGGTCGGCTCAAGTCGCTCGGTACCAGCAAAATCGCGCTCTCGCAGGATCAATTCACGCGGCTGCGCTACCAGCTCCAGCGCGACATCGTCGGGCTCGGTCCCTTAGAGCCCGTGATGACTGACCCAGCTAACGAGGACATCCACGTGATCGGGCCCAAGCAGTGTTACCTCGATCACGGCACCTACGGGATGATCTCGGCGACCGTCGACTTCGGGACCCCCGAGGAGTTCGAGCAGTGGCTGCGCAACATGGGCGAGCGGATGAACCACCCGGTCAGCGACTCCGACCCGGTGATCGACGCGACGCTGCCCGACGGCTCGCGTATCAACATCATCTACTCCGACGACGTCTCGGTACAGGGCCCCTCCCTGACCATCCGACAGGGCGAGGAGATCCCGCTGTCGGTGTTCCAGATCACGAAGTGGGGAACGCTGAGCCCGGAGCTGGCCGCGTACCTCTGGCTCTGTCTCGAGAACGAACAGACCGTCTTCGTCGTCGGCGAGACGGCGTCGGGGAAGACGACGACACTGAACGCGGCGCTGTCGTTTATCCCGCGGGACGCGAAGATATACACCGCCGAAGACACCGCGGAGGTCATCCCGCCCCACAACACCTGGCAGCAACTGCTCACCCGCGAGGGGTCGGGCGACGAGTCGGCCGACGTGGACATGTTCGACCTGGTCGCCGCCGCGTTGCGATCCCGGCCGGACTACATCGTCGTGGGCGAGGTCCGCGGGGCGGAAGGCCAGATGGCGTTCCAGGCGGCCCAGACCGGTCACCCCGTCATGCTGACCTTCCACGCCAGCGACATCGTCTCGATGATCCAGCGCTTTACCGGGGCACCGATCAACGTCCCCGAGACGTTCATGGACAACTGCGACGTCGCGCTGTTCCAGAACCGCGTCAAGCAGGGCGACGACGTCCTCCGGCGGGTCACGTCGGTCCAGGAGATCGAGGGCTACTCCGACTACGAGGGCGGGGTCGTCACCCGACAGGCGTTCAAGTGGGACCCCCGCGACGACGAGGTCGCCTTTACCGGCCGGAACAACTCCTACGTCCTCGAGGAACAGATCGCGACGTTGCTCGGCTACGAGGACACCCGGAAGATCTACGACGAACTCGACCGGCGGGCCGAGATCATTCGCCAACTGATCGACGCCGACGTGCTGGGCTATCACGAGGTCAACGACGCGATCGCGAGCTTCCAACGGGACGGCCTCGAGGGGCTTCCCATCCGGATCAGCGGCATCGACCAGTTCGCCTGA
- a CDS encoding flagellar protein G encodes MAGDSVSTLILFIAAMLVAAGVAGTLVTNVNEISNSVEAHSGDVTDKIDTDIEIISDPGSDAVYDSDGSENITLLVKNTGQKTLATDESDLDVLVNGTYVSSDEFTVTVRDGGSQWRSGTVAQLEIDRSLATDAEHRVVVTINGAEEVFEFYVP; translated from the coding sequence ATGGCAGGTGACTCCGTCTCGACGCTGATCCTGTTCATCGCCGCGATGCTGGTCGCCGCCGGCGTCGCCGGCACGCTGGTGACCAACGTCAACGAGATCAGTAACTCGGTCGAGGCCCACAGCGGCGACGTGACCGACAAGATCGACACCGACATCGAGATCATCAGCGATCCGGGCAGCGACGCGGTGTACGACTCCGACGGGTCGGAAAACATCACGCTGTTGGTGAAAAACACCGGCCAGAAGACCCTTGCAACCGACGAGAGCGACCTCGACGTACTGGTCAACGGCACGTACGTCTCGAGCGACGAGTTCACGGTAACGGTCCGCGACGGCGGCAGCCAGTGGCGGTCGGGAACCGTCGCGCAACTCGAGATCGATCGGTCGCTGGCGACCGACGCGGAACACCGGGTCGTCGTGACGATCAACGGCGCGGAGGAGGTGTTCGAATTCTACGTCCCATGA
- a CDS encoding 30S ribosomal protein S6e: MASFTVVVGDPDSGMAYQLEAEEQDANRFIGKSIGEEVDGGAVGLDGYTLEITGGSDEAGRPLNEEVAGSNLKEVLMDGRQTGYKPSRDGERRRITVRGREVSDAVAQINASITERGSSDVDELLGDGDDE; this comes from the coding sequence ATGGCAAGCTTCACTGTCGTCGTCGGCGATCCCGACTCGGGGATGGCCTACCAGCTCGAGGCGGAGGAACAGGACGCGAACCGCTTTATCGGCAAGTCGATCGGCGAGGAAGTCGACGGCGGTGCCGTCGGTCTCGACGGCTACACGCTCGAGATCACCGGCGGCTCCGACGAGGCGGGCCGCCCGCTCAACGAGGAGGTCGCCGGTTCGAACCTGAAGGAAGTGCTGATGGACGGTCGACAGACCGGCTACAAGCCGTCCCGCGACGGCGAGCGCCGCCGGATCACCGTCCGCGGCCGCGAGGTCTCCGACGCCGTCGCTCAGATCAACGCCTCGATCACCGAGCGCGGCAGCAGCGACGTCGACGAACTCCTCGGCGACGGCGACGACGAGTAA
- the flaJ gene encoding archaellar assembly protein FlaJ: MSTDSQSAPDLSARSTLESLNRAYANMDMPASRYLLLIIFPAFVFFLGTAVIALFLGLSLMLALPVVLLGALAMVVAVIYPKLAQDRKRKQVRQRFHLFLTHITVLSMTNINRVEIFRTLAEEDEYDALAEEMGHLVALVDTWNQSLDDACRLRAKQTTSPLLTDFLERLAYTVGGGQQISEFLMDEQDTIIQQFVTRYESDLAKLDVMKELYMSMMLSVAFVLVFAIVLPILIGVSPTILIAGTIVMFAIVQAGFVYAIHVVSPYDPVWYIEETEGTGPLTRIPRALAIGVGCSVVLAVIMVLAVLGIVPVVAARVPMPLMVAIPVTPLLLPGWRMRQEEQKVKDRDGEFPSFIRALGTVESVKQTSTGSVLESLRRKDFGALTDNVDALYKRLNMRIDDIRSWRLFAAETGSYLIQKFGDMYVIGRQMGGDPQVLGRVISENQNEVLKVREKREQATMTLIGVLYGITAAAVFSFFVGLEVVDIMMGITSEMDLEQQSDVAGNLLSTEQYDIQTIEYLLLLTILINAALSAVMIRITDRGHIISGLVHFVFMTWLGAVIAVVTQYVVNVVISV, from the coding sequence ATGTCTACCGACTCCCAGTCCGCGCCGGATCTGAGCGCTCGATCGACGCTCGAGTCGCTCAATAGGGCCTACGCGAACATGGACATGCCCGCGTCGCGGTACCTCCTGCTGATCATCTTCCCCGCGTTCGTCTTCTTCCTCGGGACGGCCGTGATAGCTCTCTTCCTCGGACTCTCGCTGATGCTGGCGCTCCCGGTCGTGTTGCTGGGGGCGCTGGCGATGGTCGTCGCGGTCATCTATCCGAAACTGGCCCAGGACCGCAAGCGAAAGCAGGTCCGCCAGCGCTTTCATCTCTTTCTGACCCACATCACCGTCCTCTCGATGACCAACATCAACCGGGTCGAGATCTTCCGCACCCTCGCGGAGGAAGACGAGTACGACGCCCTCGCGGAGGAGATGGGGCATCTCGTCGCCTTGGTCGACACGTGGAACCAGAGTCTGGACGACGCCTGCCGACTGCGGGCCAAACAGACCACCAGCCCGCTGCTGACCGACTTCCTCGAGCGACTGGCCTACACGGTCGGGGGCGGCCAGCAGATCAGCGAGTTCCTGATGGACGAACAGGACACCATCATCCAGCAGTTCGTCACCCGCTACGAGTCGGATCTGGCGAAACTCGACGTGATGAAGGAACTGTACATGTCGATGATGCTATCGGTGGCGTTCGTGCTGGTGTTCGCGATCGTCCTCCCGATCCTGATCGGAGTCAGCCCGACGATCCTGATCGCCGGTACCATCGTCATGTTCGCGATCGTCCAGGCGGGGTTCGTCTACGCGATCCACGTCGTCTCGCCGTACGACCCCGTCTGGTACATCGAAGAGACCGAAGGGACCGGCCCGCTGACCCGCATCCCGCGGGCGCTCGCGATCGGCGTCGGCTGTAGCGTCGTCCTCGCGGTCATCATGGTACTTGCCGTCCTCGGGATCGTCCCAGTCGTTGCCGCCCGCGTTCCGATGCCGCTCATGGTCGCGATCCCCGTCACGCCGCTGTTGTTACCCGGCTGGCGGATGCGCCAGGAAGAACAGAAGGTGAAAGATCGGGACGGCGAGTTCCCCAGTTTCATCCGGGCGCTTGGCACCGTCGAGAGCGTCAAACAGACCTCGACCGGCAGCGTCCTCGAGAGCCTGCGACGCAAGGACTTCGGCGCGCTGACGGACAACGTCGATGCGCTGTACAAGCGACTGAACATGCGAATCGACGACATCCGGTCGTGGCGACTGTTCGCCGCCGAAACGGGCTCCTACCTGATCCAGAAGTTCGGCGACATGTACGTTATCGGCCGCCAGATGGGCGGGGATCCGCAGGTCCTCGGCCGAGTCATCAGTGAGAACCAGAACGAGGTCCTCAAGGTCAGGGAGAAACGCGAGCAGGCGACGATGACGCTGATCGGCGTCCTCTACGGCATCACGGCGGCGGCCGTCTTCTCGTTTTTCGTCGGTCTCGAGGTCGTCGATATCATGATGGGAATCACAAGCGAGATGGACCTAGAACAACAGAGCGACGTCGCCGGGAACCTGCTCAGTACCGAACAGTACGACATTCAGACCATCGAGTACCTGTTGCTCCTGACGATCCTGATCAACGCCGCGCTCTCGGCGGTCATGATCCGGATCACCGACCGAGGACACATCATCAGCGGACTGGTCCATTTCGTGTTCATGACGTGGCTCGGGGCCGTCATCGCCGTCGTCACCCAGTACGTGGTCAACGTCGTCATTAGCGTCTAA
- a CDS encoding flagellin, whose amino-acid sequence MGFSTSGATAIVFVGVLVAAGIAYPVFQTAQEQRRDAIADRDDRQLDVRNTGIEVASWSYNESGDENFTMSVDNTGSTTLSVPETALLLDGVYQESYATSVDGDGGRELWQPGETLTMEVSTPRPDRAKVVTDYGVAETVTGV is encoded by the coding sequence GTGGGATTCAGTACCAGCGGCGCGACGGCGATCGTCTTCGTCGGGGTCCTCGTCGCGGCGGGGATCGCGTACCCGGTGTTCCAGACGGCACAGGAACAACGGCGAGACGCGATCGCGGACCGCGACGACCGACAGCTCGACGTGCGGAACACGGGGATCGAGGTCGCGTCCTGGAGCTACAACGAGAGCGGCGACGAAAACTTCACCATGAGCGTGGACAACACCGGGTCGACGACGCTGTCGGTTCCGGAGACGGCGCTGCTGCTCGACGGCGTCTACCAAGAGTCGTACGCGACCAGCGTCGACGGCGACGGCGGTCGGGAACTGTGGCAACCCGGCGAAACGCTGACGATGGAGGTGTCGACGCCGCGACCGGACAGGGCGAAGGTCGTGACCGACTACGGGGTCGCCGAGACGGTGACGGGGGTGTGA
- a CDS encoding aspartate aminotransferase family protein → MAVGPSIDELHFATEPSVDEVPGPNSRTLLKRQREIDSNAVAYPRRVPVALEEARGATIRDVDGNTFLDFFAGIGVLNVGHSNPYVLEGTQEQLESIAHTIDFPTEARVDLIEKLRTIAPGGLAGSSNVVFGGPSGSDAIEGSIKLAKHNTGRHGILGFEGAYHGTTAGALSLTAGKKYKEGYGPLLADAVHVPYPTRNAGAGDRNACERCLDAVKRKFEAPYGGHETPAGIWVEPIQGEGGVVVPPEGFLQGLRDIADDNDAMLIVDEIQTGLGRTGEWFATDHFDVTPDAITMAKALGGTGLPIGAMLYHEDFDTWGPGGHVGTFRGNAPAMVGGLRAIEYIESHDLLSHATTLGQYLRDRLDEVAETTPELVDVRGKGLFVGAEFVDADGDPDADLVEAIQTRCYENGLLVWNAGRHGNVLRLIPPLVLTREQAEVGMDILCNAIRASATEGTN, encoded by the coding sequence ATGGCCGTAGGCCCATCGATCGACGAGCTTCACTTCGCGACCGAACCATCGGTCGACGAGGTGCCGGGACCGAACTCACGGACACTACTGAAACGCCAACGAGAGATCGACAGCAACGCGGTGGCGTATCCGCGCCGCGTCCCCGTCGCGCTCGAGGAGGCGCGGGGAGCGACGATCCGGGACGTCGACGGAAACACCTTCCTCGACTTCTTCGCGGGGATCGGCGTCCTGAACGTCGGGCACTCCAACCCCTACGTTCTCGAGGGGACCCAGGAGCAACTCGAGTCGATCGCGCACACGATCGACTTCCCGACCGAGGCGCGGGTCGATCTCATCGAGAAACTGCGAACGATCGCCCCGGGCGGTCTGGCCGGCTCGAGCAACGTCGTGTTCGGCGGTCCGAGCGGGAGCGACGCGATCGAGGGGTCGATCAAACTCGCCAAACACAACACGGGTCGCCACGGGATCCTGGGCTTCGAGGGTGCGTATCACGGGACGACCGCCGGCGCGCTCAGTCTCACCGCGGGCAAGAAGTACAAAGAGGGGTACGGGCCGCTACTGGCGGACGCCGTTCACGTCCCGTATCCGACGCGCAACGCGGGCGCGGGCGATCGAAACGCGTGTGAGCGGTGTCTCGACGCCGTCAAGCGAAAGTTCGAGGCTCCCTACGGCGGTCACGAGACGCCCGCCGGGATCTGGGTCGAGCCGATCCAGGGCGAGGGCGGCGTCGTCGTTCCCCCGGAGGGGTTCTTACAGGGGCTTCGCGACATCGCTGACGACAACGACGCGATGTTGATCGTCGACGAGATCCAGACCGGACTGGGACGAACCGGCGAGTGGTTCGCGACCGACCACTTCGACGTGACCCCCGACGCGATCACGATGGCGAAAGCGCTGGGCGGGACCGGCCTGCCGATCGGGGCGATGCTCTATCACGAGGACTTCGATACGTGGGGGCCCGGCGGCCACGTCGGGACCTTCCGCGGCAACGCGCCGGCGATGGTCGGCGGGCTGCGAGCGATCGAGTACATCGAATCCCACGACCTGCTGTCACACGCGACGACGCTCGGACAGTATCTCCGCGATCGGCTCGACGAGGTCGCGGAGACGACGCCGGAACTGGTGGACGTGCGGGGCAAAGGGCTCTTCGTCGGCGCGGAGTTCGTCGACGCCGACGGCGACCCCGACGCCGACCTGGTCGAAGCGATCCAGACCCGCTGTTACGAGAACGGGCTCCTCGTCTGGAACGCCGGCCGACACGGGAACGTGTTGCGGCTGATCCCGCCGCTCGTCCTCACCCGAGAACAGGCCGAGGTCGGAATGGACATCCTCTGTAACGCGATTCGAGCGAGTGCCACGGAGGGGACGAACTGA
- a CDS encoding DUF7112 family protein: MSDRIPSDHPSVRTVRATCTETATGVKLEVPADDRDAFPTDEVVRIVLEGEELFAQIERALTGDELSVPGVYETPDDARDPSGATDRLPAWVDDHDVSPGGSVLIDIVEPEFLYGCRAPGETVFYAAREPPSDSLSEIAKDLEGE; this comes from the coding sequence ATGTCAGATCGAATTCCGAGCGATCACCCCTCGGTGCGGACGGTCCGTGCGACGTGTACGGAGACGGCCACCGGGGTCAAACTCGAGGTGCCGGCCGACGACCGCGACGCGTTTCCGACCGACGAAGTCGTCCGGATCGTCCTCGAGGGCGAGGAACTGTTCGCACAGATCGAGCGCGCGCTGACCGGCGACGAGCTGTCGGTACCGGGCGTCTACGAGACGCCGGACGACGCCCGCGATCCCAGCGGCGCAACCGATCGACTCCCGGCGTGGGTCGACGATCACGACGTGTCTCCCGGCGGCTCGGTACTGATCGACATCGTCGAGCCCGAGTTCCTCTACGGCTGTCGCGCGCCCGGCGAAACGGTCTTTTACGCCGCCCGCGAGCCCCCAAGCGACAGCCTGAGCGAGATCGCGAAGGACCTCGAGGGCGAGTAA